In one Planctomycetaceae bacterium genomic region, the following are encoded:
- a CDS encoding DUF1559 domain-containing protein — protein MRRSEFTERCVRPQYPTLLAECGSRRRAFTLIELLVVIAVIAVLIALLLPAVQQAREAARRTQCRNNLKQFGIALHNFHDVHRHFPAAALAMDTDAPALSSLQLTANRPNPGTSAHVALLPYMDQANVYSRIHSWQGFDPLPVSDTRRQPWWTRDWEIAQAKLSVFLCPSDTGQSATGQFLGLHVRCSPLIGGSDPLKCDPHGIFARYESGYWFGRSIPEVGQTNYLPSGGVPGGHVPNSWREWRGMFGTGVTTSFRDITDGSSNTFAFLETDGGPLYSYFWIDNGAFPVVFGFAKRGTPDFRDFARISSPHEGGFQALLGDGSVRMLSQHIDSATLWRLSAIADNDVVGQF, from the coding sequence GTGCGAAGATCTGAATTCACCGAACGCTGTGTTCGACCGCAGTATCCGACTCTTTTGGCGGAGTGCGGTTCCCGTCGGCGAGCGTTTACGCTGATTGAGCTGCTGGTTGTCATCGCCGTCATTGCGGTCCTGATCGCGCTGTTGCTGCCGGCGGTCCAGCAGGCTCGCGAGGCTGCTCGCCGGACTCAGTGCCGCAACAATCTGAAGCAGTTCGGCATAGCGCTGCACAATTTCCACGACGTGCATCGTCACTTTCCCGCCGCTGCCCTGGCGATGGACACGGACGCTCCGGCCCTGAGTTCCCTGCAACTGACGGCGAACCGGCCGAATCCCGGAACCAGCGCTCACGTCGCTCTGCTGCCGTACATGGATCAGGCCAACGTCTACAGCCGCATTCATTCGTGGCAGGGTTTCGATCCGCTGCCCGTCTCCGACACCCGCCGCCAGCCGTGGTGGACGCGCGACTGGGAGATCGCTCAGGCAAAGCTGTCCGTGTTTCTGTGCCCGTCAGACACCGGCCAGTCGGCGACCGGGCAGTTTCTGGGACTGCATGTTCGCTGCAGTCCGCTGATCGGCGGTTCCGATCCGCTGAAATGCGACCCGCACGGAATCTTCGCCCGTTACGAATCCGGTTATTGGTTCGGTCGCAGCATTCCGGAAGTCGGCCAGACGAATTACCTGCCGTCGGGCGGTGTCCCCGGCGGGCACGTTCCGAATTCCTGGCGAGAATGGCGCGGGATGTTCGGGACCGGAGTGACCACCAGTTTTCGCGACATCACGGACGGAAGCAGCAACACGTTCGCGTTTCTGGAAACGGACGGAGGCCCGCTGTATTCGTATTTCTGGATCGACAACGGAGCGTTCCCGGTGGTCTTTGGATTCGCGAAACGGGGAACTCCGGACTTCCGCGACTTCGCCCGCATCAGCAGTCCTCACGAAGGGGGATTCCAGGCGCTGCTGGGCGACGGTTCCGTGCGTATGCTGTCTCAACACATCGATTCAGCAACACTGTGGCGCCTCTCCGCAATCGCCGACAACGACGTCGTCGGCCAATTCTAA